AGCGAAGAGGTCTGGAAAGGCCCGCCAAAGAAGGTAAAAGCCCTGTAGTTGAAAGTCTGTTCCCTCCGAGACGGATCCCGAGTAGTGCGGGGCACGTGAAACCCCGTATGAATCCGGCAGGACCATCTGCCAAGGCTAAATACTTCCTAGCGACCGATAGTGAAGCAGTACCGTGAGGGAAAGGTGAAAAGCACCCCGGAAGGGGAGTGAAATAGAACCTGAAACCGTGTGCTTACAAAAAGTCAGAGCCCGTTTTAGGGGTGATGGCGTGCCTTTTGTAGAATGAACCGGCGAGTTACGTTCCCGTGCAAGGTTAAGGTGAAGAGCCGGAGCCGCAGCGAAAGCGAGTCTGAATAGGGCGACTTAGTACGTGGACGTAGACCCGAAACCGGGTGATCTACCCCTGTCCAGGGTGAAGGTGCGGTAACACGCACTGGAGGCCCGAACCCACGCATGTTGAAAAATGCGGGGATGAGGTGGGGGTAGCGGAGAAATTCCAATCGAACTCGGAGATAGCTGGTTCTCCCCGAAATAGCTTTAGGGCTAGCCTCGGAAAACAGAGTCGTGGAGGTAGAGCACTGATTGGGTGCGGGGCCCGCAAGGGTTACCAAGCTCAGTCAAACTCCGAATGCCATAGACTTACTTCCGGGAGTCAGACAGTGAGTGCTAAGATCCATTGTCAAAAGGGAAACAGCCCAGACCATCAGCTAAGGTCCCCAAGTGTGTGTTAAGTGGGAAAGGATGTGGAGTTGCACAGACAACCAGGATGTTGGCTTAGAAGCAGCCACCATTGAAAGAGTGCGTAATAGCTCACTGGTCGAGTGACTCTGCGCCGAAAATGTAACGGGGCTAAACACACCACCGAAGCTATGGCTTGATGCTTTGCATCAGGGGTAGGGGAGCGTTGTATAAGGGTTGAAGGTGTACCGTAAGGAGCGCTGGACATTATACAAGTGAGAATGCCGGTATGAGTAACGAAAAGATCAGTGAGAATCTGATCCGCCGAAAGCCTAAGGGTTCCTGAGGAAGGCTCGTCCGCTCAGGGTAAGTCGGGACCTAAGGCGAGGCCGAAAGGCGTAGTCGAAGGACAACAGGTCGAAATTCCTGTACCACCGTAAGCCGTTATGAGCAATGGGGGGACGCAGTAGGGTAGTGACGCGGACTGATGGATGTCCGTCTAAGCAGTAAGGCTGATGTGTAGGCAAATCCGCACATTGTAAGGCTGAGCTGTGATGGGGAGCGAAAATTATAGTAGCGAAGGTCATGATCTCACACTGCCAAGAAAAGCCTCTAGCCAGGTGAAGGTGCCCGTACCGCAAACCGACACAGGTAGGCGAGAAGAGTATTCTAAGGCGCGCGGAAGAACTCTCGTTAAGGAACTCGGCAAAATGACCCCGTAACTTCGGGAGAAGGGGTGCCCCGGTAGTGTGAATAGCACGAGGGGGCCGCAGTGAAAAGGCCCAAGCGACTGTTTAGCAAAAACACAGGTCTGTGCGAAGCCGTAAGGCGAAGTATACGGGCTGACGCCTGCCCGGTGCTGGAAGGTTAAGGGGAGTGGTTAGGAGCAATCCGAAGCTGTGAACCGAAGCCCCAGTAAACGGCGGCCGTAACTATAACGGTCCTAAGGTAGCGAAATTCCTTGTCAGGTAAATTCTGACCCGCACGAATGGCGTAACGACTTGGGCGCTGTCTCAACGAGAGATCCGGTGAAATTTTAATACCTGTGAAGATGCAGGTTACCCGCGACAAGACGGAAAGACCCCATGGAGCTTTACTGCAGCTTGATATTGAATTTGGGTACGATCTGTACAGGATAGGTGGGAGCCTTTGAAACGTGAGCGCCAGCTTGCGTGGAGGCAACGTTGGGATACCACCCTGATCGTATCTAGGTTCTAACCTGGTACCGTAATCCGGTGCGGGGACAGTGTCAGGTGGGCAGTTTGACTGGGGCGGTCGCCTCCTAAAGAGTAACGGAGGCGCCCAAAGGTTCCCTCAGAATGGTTGGAAATCATTCGAAGAGTGCAAAGGCATAAGGGAGCTTGACTGCGAGACCTACAAGTCGAGCAGGGACGAAAGTCGGGCTTAGTGATCCGGTGGTACCGCATGGAAGGGCCATCGCTCAACGGATAAAAGCTACCCTGGGGATAACAGGCTTATCTCCCCCAAGAGTCCACATCGACGGGGAGGTTTGGCACCTCGATGTCGGCTCATCGCATCCTGGGGCTGAAGTAGGTCCCAAGGGTTGGGCTGTTCGCCCATTAAAGCGGTACGCGAGCTGGGTTCAGAACGTCGTGAGACAGTTCGGTCCCTATCTGTCGTGGGCGTAGGAAATTTGAGAGGAGCTGTCCTTAGTACGAGAGGACCGGGATGGACGTACCGCTGGTGTACCAGTTGTTCCGCCAGGAGCACCGCTGGGTAGCTATGTACGGACGGGATAAACGCTGAAAGCATCTAAGCGTGAAGCCCCCCTCAAGATGAGATTTCCCAGTATGTAAGACCCCTTGAAGACGACGAGGTAGATAGGCTGGGGGTGGAAGTGCAGCAATGCATGGAGCTGACCAGTACTAATCGGTCGAGGGCTTATCCAATAGCAAGTTGTAATTCGCGTGTTTCGTTTCGAATCTAGTTTTCAGAGAACGATCTCTGAAATGTAAGCTAAGCTATGCGTTTGGTGGCGATGGCGGAGGGGTTCCACACGTACCCATCCCGAACACGACCGTTAAGCCCTCTAGCGCCGATGGTACTTGGACCGCAGGGTCCTGGGAGAGTAGGACGCCGCCAAGCAAAGAACCACTGCCGATGTTATTCGGTGGTGGTTTTTATTTGTTTATAAGGATTAGAAACGATGAGCGGAAGCTCTGACACGATCGATACTGGAAGGTAACATTTTTGTTACGGATAACAGCGGCAAAACCAGTATAATAGGACTATGTTAAATATGCTAAAAGTACCTGACCACAGAGCTGGAATGTGCAGCTGTGAAAAGGAGGGTGTGTGTGTTAAGTTGGCGGAGACTTGGACTACAATCATTTCTGTTGCTTTGTTTGACCGTTGTTCTAGCAGGATGCGGTGAAGCTTCAGGATCTGTATGGACTTCATATGAAGGTGCGGTGAACGAGAAGAGTTTTCCGGTGCCGAAAGTAGCGAATAAATCTGACCAGTCTGAAAATAATTCGGATATGGATTATGTTCGATATACGCTGTCTGGTATTAGTGAGAGTACTAGCTTGCCTGAGGTATATCTAGACGAGATTAAAAGCTGGGGTTGGACAGAGAAGCAAGCCAAGGGTACATCCAATGAATCCAGTACCTTGCGTGTATTTGCAAAGGAAGGACATACTGTGCATTTAGCAGTACATGATGGTTCCTTTACACTAATGGTTCCTAGAAATGATGCTACTCAAGCGACAGTTAAATCATTGGCTGAAGACGATTGAGCTGTTGCGGGTAAGGTTGCATATGATTAATTAACGTTGTGATGTTCCTTATAATATAGTAAAGCTCCCGTGTACTTGATCGGGGGCTTTTTGTTATTTAGAGAAGTAGGCTTTAGTAATGATGGGAGAACCCATCACGTATGGTGGATCAGAGGTCATAAAGGTACAGAAGGAAGGAATGAGTAGTTTCTTCCGTACATGTATAGGTGGTATGTGTGCTTGAAGCATAGGGGAGTGTAGAGCGCTAAAAGTAGAGGGGGAGAGATATATGTTGCATAAAGGTATTGAGGTAATGAATTTCTGATGGAAAGAGCTTGAGGACATATAGAGCTGAGACTGAGTGAGAGATCGCTCAAGGCGTAAGTTCTACGAGATATCTGGGGTTATGAGGATATGGAGCAGCGGGAGGAAAAGAAGAGAAGAACGGAGCCTCGAGTGGGGATAACTCATTTAACTATACCCATGCTGTGGATAATGGATGAGAAAGGAACAATAAATAAAGGTTATCCACTGTGGATAACCTTTATTTGAGCATGTGAGGCTGAGTCAATTGAACGATACACGATTATGTTTTTGTAACAGATTATTCGAAGGGCTCAGCGGTTATGTATTACAGGTAAGTGAGGTTCATTGAGTATTGCATAAACGAGGGAGCGTTATTGCAGATAGTATGAGACATCTTGTTCATTCAATTTGATGAGTCCGTCTTTGCGCTCACGGGAGAGCACCATTACAACATACAAGCGAGGACCCAGCAACCACAAATGCCAGAAGATCAGCGAGAGGGTGAAGGACAATGGCGACCATATCAAACATACTGTAATGATACATAATCCAATCCAGCTCATGTTAAGGTGTACCCGGACAAACATACGGAAGCTAAAATGCTGATCAGGGATATAACCTAACCAGGGCATACGCATATTCCAGCGCCAGCGTTTGGCGTAAGAGGTACGGACCAGAAGTAATATCGTTCTGGCGATGACATAATGAATCCAGATGGTGATTGGACCTGCCAGTACAAAAAAGAAGAGGCCAGTCCAGGAGAATGCGAGTAGATTGAATAAGAGCATGATGACCGGCAGACACAGATAGCTGTAAATGACACTGCGGGCGATAGCCTTTTTTTTCAGAAGCCGGTATTGATAAAATGTTGCTTTATTCTCCGGTTCGGCGATCATACGATTATATATCCTCCTTCGGATTCACGTTGTGTGGGGTAGGTATTCGTTTTTCTTACACGAGTAAAAGAGAATGAATCATACATGTATGTATATATGAACCTTGTATCTCACGCCATGACGATTGTACAAGATATTGAGATTCGACGGAGCTTATCTCAGTATACTCCCGAATACACGGACTGTCAGGCTTTGATATCGTTATCATGTATTATATATCGGCTGGGATTCCATGTTTTTTTAAGGAAATCGAATATAAGTTTGAGTCAGGCCAAGGGATACGTGATGTAGAGGTAAATGCGATGGAATGCAGGATAACTGTATATACATAAGCAGGTGAATGTTCTTGTAGGGAGAATGAATGTATTTTTCGGTACAGACACCCAAGAGGGGGTGGGCGAATATATATATTTTATAGAAAGAAAGCACTATGAAAATGTTTAAAATAATAGAAACTGTGCAATACTGATAGTAAACGTAAAACAAGGTGGGATGGTTCATGGAAGAACATGCCGAACACACATGTATTATCTGCGAGCAAAGAAAAAGAGAAGGCATTTTTATTGTATCTGAATTCATATGTGACACTTGTGAAGCAGAAATGGTTCATACCGACGCGCAGGATGCCAAGTACAATTATTTTATTCATCAAATGAAGCAAATTTGGGTACAAAAAAACGCATAATGAATGTTGCTAATAGAAGTAGAAGCGAAACAACACATTGTAACGATGCTGATGTGTATAGAGGCCCAATGGGCCTTTTTCTGTTTTTAAGAGGAGAGAATGTCTTGTTTGCCATCTTGGGAAGGCGTATGCTGATATAATGGTATAGATCATTTGCAGTAATGCGTGTGGAGATAGGGAAAAAGAGCGTTCCTTGGATTAGGAAGCTTTTGGAGCGCATAGGGCGCACATTATATATGTACAGGATGGTTATTTCATGGAACATAAAAATAAATTAAGTAGTGCCCCTTTATATGAAGCGTTGCTTGCGTATCGTGATTCGAAGCAGCGTTCCTTTCATGTGCCTGGGCATAAAAATGGACAAGCTTACCGACATTTGCTGGAACAAGCAGAAGCAGGACAATTTCCTGTTAAGGATATCGTCAATGAGGAACACCAGCACAACGGCGAGATTCAGAATAATGGAGAAAAGAATGTTAACCAGAAGGTAGAGCGTTTCAGTTCGGTGGATGAACATGGGGCTGATCCGGAGAGTGGGAAACATTTTGGTGACGAAGGGGCTCATTCGGAAATAAGATTGGTGCCAGATCGTTCATTTCTGGAGATGATGGAGATGGATGTTACGGAGATTACGGGCACCGACGATTTGCATCATCCGGAAGGTGTGATCCAGGAAGCACAGGAGCTGGCGGCAGATTGTTTTGGTGCTGAGGAGAGTTTCTTCCTTGTGGGAGGCAGTACGGCAGGTAATTTGTCTCTATTGCTAACTGTGTGTGATGAGCCAAACAGTATTGTACTGGTGCAACGGAATGTGCACAAATCCGTTATTCACGGGTTAATGCTGGCAGGCGCAAGAGCTGTATTTCTGGAGCCGTGGGTCGATCCTGTGTCTGGACTTGCGGTCATGCCGTCTGTGGAGACGGTGCAGGCTGCTGTCCAGTCCTATCCTGAGGCAAAGGGAGTATTAGTCACGTTGCCCAATTATTACGGCATGGGCGCTGATCTGACGCCCATAGCCGAGGTATGCCACGCCGCTGGCATACCATTGCTCGTGGATGAAGCGCATGGCGCGCATTATGGGCAGCATCCGGAGCTGCCTGTCTCTGCACTGTCGTGCGGAGCAGACGGTGTCGTGCAGTCGACGCATAAGATGCTGACGGCTTTCACCATGGGTGCCATGTTGCACATTCAGGGACCACTGTT
This Paenibacillus xylanexedens DNA region includes the following protein-coding sequences:
- a CDS encoding aminotransferase class I/II-fold pyridoxal phosphate-dependent enzyme; translated protein: MEHKNKLSSAPLYEALLAYRDSKQRSFHVPGHKNGQAYRHLLEQAEAGQFPVKDIVNEEHQHNGEIQNNGEKNVNQKVERFSSVDEHGADPESGKHFGDEGAHSEIRLVPDRSFLEMMEMDVTEITGTDDLHHPEGVIQEAQELAADCFGAEESFFLVGGSTAGNLSLLLTVCDEPNSIVLVQRNVHKSVIHGLMLAGARAVFLEPWVDPVSGLAVMPSVETVQAAVQSYPEAKGVLVTLPNYYGMGADLTPIAEVCHAAGIPLLVDEAHGAHYGQHPELPVSALSCGADGVVQSTHKMLTAFTMGAMLHIQGPLLNRSLLRQRLAMVQSSSPSYPVMASLDLARRLLHVQGANTFTAGFAAVNAFKRGLAELPRFQLLQPAQPLQPEPPAGAAKPAGMPVSAAQQTRKGLTAAAMPSAAGYTAQDPFKAVIYDGAGVLSGYGLQQQLEACGCVPEMSDERYVVLLFSLGSTVQDAQHLLQALHHISSADGHEQVQSNAESSHQLAKGSAHYISTWNNLQEKTRYSEPIPFTLQPIVETDTINVPIEESAGCRSAEMVIPYPPGIPLVYPGERISTSMVARIQLLRDEGAKFHGVSDASLQSLKVMKE
- a CDS encoding sigma factor G inhibitor Gin, with the translated sequence MEEHAEHTCIICEQRKREGIFIVSEFICDTCEAEMVHTDAQDAKYNYFIHQMKQIWVQKNA